In Vibrio fluvialis, the DNA window ATTTGACCGACCCATCGCCAGCGACCACCTTCGCGCACTTGGATGCGACGGTAGTTCTGTCTCGTAACATTGCTGCACTCGGCCTGTATCCTGCGATTGACCCACTGGACTCCACTTCGCGTCAGTTGGATCCACAAATCGTCGGTCAGGAGCACTACGATGTGGCGCAGCGCGTGCAGATGACTCTGCAACGCTACAAAGAGCTGAAAGACATCATCGCGATTCTGGGGATGGATGAGCTGTCGGAAGATGACAAGCGTCTGGTTTCACGCGCCCGTAAAGTGGAGCGTTTCCTGACTCAACCGTACCACGTGGCCGAAGTGTTTACCGGTCAGAAAGGCGTGTTCGTTCCGCTGAAAGACACCATTTCAGGCTTCAAAGCGCTGCTGAATGGTCAGTACGATGACATTCCGGAACAGGCATTCCTGTACTGCGGCACCATCGACGAAGTGCTTGAAAAAGCCAAAACGCTGTAATTGGCAGGAGGCAACATGGCGATAGCTGTTACACAAAACACGTTTCAACTCAACGTAGTGAGTGCTGAAGGTACCTTGTATTCTGGCCCCGCGCATGGCCTGGCCATCGCTGGCGCAGATGGTGAACTCGGGATTCGCCCGGGCCACTCTCCGCTGATCAGCAAGATCAAACCGGGTGTGGCGCGTATTGTCGGTGACTTGCATAAGCCAGAGGAGATCCTCTATGTCTCTGGCGGGTTGGTGGAAGTGCAACCGGATATCGTCACTGTACTGGCCGATACCGCGCTGCACAGTAAAGATATCGACCGGGCTCGCGCAGAAGCGGCACGCAAAGCCGCGGAAGAGAACATTCGCCACCAC includes these proteins:
- a CDS encoding F0F1 ATP synthase subunit epsilon, with translation MAIAVTQNTFQLNVVSAEGTLYSGPAHGLAIAGADGELGIRPGHSPLISKIKPGVARIVGDLHKPEEILYVSGGLVEVQPDIVTVLADTALHSKDIDRARAEAARKAAEENIRHHGDDFSFAQAQIELTKALAQLRAVELAMQARR